One window from the genome of Synechococcus sp. PROS-7-1 encodes:
- a CDS encoding response regulator transcription factor: MTASVPEQPPVRLLLVDDEPGLRSAVQAYLEDEGFEVTTAVDGEEGFGKAQQMLPDVVITDVMMPRLDGYGLLTRLRADERLGGTPVIFLTAKGMTADRTQGYLAGVDDYIPKPFDPDELVARVRNVAQRQQRLLQEAARFADADMGQIAKQITEIRSLLAQAEALPVQDSVQHSFTPRESSVLQLVAEGLMNKEIARQLETSIRNVEKYVSRLFIKTGTSSRTELVRYALQHRLVE, encoded by the coding sequence ATGACTGCCTCAGTGCCCGAGCAGCCACCCGTTCGTCTGTTGCTGGTCGACGACGAACCCGGCCTGCGTTCCGCCGTTCAGGCCTACCTCGAGGATGAAGGTTTCGAGGTGACCACGGCTGTGGATGGTGAGGAGGGTTTCGGCAAAGCTCAGCAGATGCTGCCCGACGTGGTGATCACCGATGTGATGATGCCTCGCCTCGATGGTTATGGGCTGCTCACGCGCCTGCGGGCCGACGAACGGCTGGGGGGCACACCGGTGATTTTCCTGACGGCCAAGGGAATGACCGCTGATCGCACGCAGGGGTATCTCGCAGGAGTTGACGATTACATTCCGAAGCCCTTTGACCCCGATGAATTGGTTGCGCGGGTTCGCAACGTGGCCCAGCGTCAACAGCGCCTGCTTCAGGAAGCCGCTCGCTTTGCAGATGCGGACATGGGGCAGATCGCGAAGCAAATCACTGAAATCCGTTCGCTGCTGGCCCAAGCGGAGGCCCTTCCCGTTCAGGACTCCGTGCAGCACAGCTTCACACCACGCGAGAGCAGTGTTCTTCAGTTGGTCGCCGAAGGGTTGATGAACAAGGAAATCGCCCGGCAGCTAGAAACCTCGATCCGCAATGTTGAGAAATACGTGAGTCGTCTGTTCATCAAGACCGGGACTTCGAGTCGCACAGAGTTGGTGCGCTACGCCCTGCAGCATCGCTTGGTGGAGTGA
- a CDS encoding cysteine desulfurase family protein yields the protein MLPTTSADLIPGDLIQLDHQATTPCHPQVVQAMEPWWQQEWGNASSRQHRLGLTAAAAVASARDRLASHLGVEANDLIFTSGATEANNLALLGHARARAKAEGRCGHVITVATEHHAVLDPMHQLQREGFALTALRPQENGLIDADILNNVLRDDTQLVSVMTANNEIGVIQPMHELAELCRSRGITVHTDAAQAFGHLRLNRDELGCDLISLSAHKLNGPKGIGALVKRRGVSIQPLLWGGGQEQELRPGTLPVPLIVGFAAAADLAHANLETWQQQLTLLRERLWQGLKSRHPQLEMNGAHEPRLAHNLNITIADVSGARLHRCLKRSLACSSGSACSRGEPSHVLQAIGRSRREAEASLRLSLGRTTTTAEIDRAVDVISTCINQLQGS from the coding sequence ATGCTGCCAACAACCAGCGCCGATCTGATCCCAGGCGACTTAATTCAGCTCGACCATCAAGCCACGACCCCTTGCCATCCCCAGGTTGTGCAGGCGATGGAGCCCTGGTGGCAGCAGGAATGGGGCAATGCCTCAAGCCGGCAACACCGCCTGGGACTCACCGCAGCGGCAGCCGTGGCTTCAGCACGCGACAGGTTGGCCTCCCATCTAGGGGTTGAGGCCAACGACCTGATCTTCACCAGCGGGGCAACGGAAGCCAACAACCTCGCCCTGCTGGGCCATGCCCGCGCCCGCGCCAAGGCTGAAGGGCGTTGCGGCCACGTCATCACCGTGGCCACGGAACACCATGCGGTGCTGGATCCCATGCACCAACTGCAACGGGAAGGCTTTGCGCTGACCGCGCTGCGTCCTCAGGAGAACGGCCTGATCGATGCGGACATCCTGAACAACGTGCTTCGCGACGACACGCAGCTGGTGAGCGTGATGACGGCCAACAACGAGATCGGCGTGATTCAGCCAATGCACGAACTGGCGGAGCTCTGCAGGAGCAGGGGCATCACCGTGCACACGGATGCGGCCCAGGCTTTCGGTCACCTCCGCCTGAATCGGGACGAGCTGGGCTGCGATCTCATCAGCCTCAGCGCCCACAAGCTGAATGGCCCCAAAGGAATCGGCGCACTGGTGAAACGTCGCGGAGTCTCCATCCAGCCACTGTTATGGGGAGGAGGCCAAGAGCAGGAACTGCGGCCGGGGACCTTGCCCGTGCCCCTGATTGTGGGCTTCGCTGCGGCGGCAGACCTGGCACACGCCAACCTGGAAACTTGGCAGCAGCAGCTCACCCTCCTGAGGGAGCGACTTTGGCAGGGCCTGAAGTCACGCCATCCCCAATTGGAGATGAATGGAGCCCATGAGCCGCGGCTGGCTCACAACCTCAACATCACGATTGCCGATGTCTCGGGCGCCCGTTTGCATCGCTGCCTGAAGCGCTCATTGGCCTGCAGCAGCGGCTCCGCATGCAGCAGGGGAGAACCCTCCCATGTACTGCAGGCCATCGGCCGAAGCCGCCGCGAAGCGGAAGCCTCCTTACGCCTGAGCCTGGGGCGAACGACAACAACGGCGGAGATCGATCGCGCTGTGGACGTGATCTCTACATGCATCAACCAGCTTCAAGGAAGCTGA
- the rsmH gene encoding 16S rRNA (cytosine(1402)-N(4))-methyltransferase RsmH — protein sequence MPDQLPATDSTFRHVPVLADVLLNALDQEPSDHWQSGLVVDATLGGGGHSSLLLDRYPDLRMIGLDQDATARAAAAVRLRPWEERVSIVATNFADYSPPQSASLVLADLGVSSPQLDVAARGFSFRLDGPLDMRMNPEGGGETAAELIERLEESDLADLIYAYGEERLSRRIARRIKADLAAQGAYAGTAALAYAIAGCYPPKARRGRIHPATRTFQALRIAVNDELGVLEKLLSSAPDWLQPGGLLAIISFHSLEDRRVKTAFLQDERLERITRRPLVASEEEQEQNPRSRSAKLRIARKRSES from the coding sequence ATGCCCGATCAGCTCCCTGCGACCGATTCGACGTTTCGGCATGTGCCGGTCTTGGCCGATGTTTTGTTGAATGCGTTGGACCAGGAGCCCAGTGATCACTGGCAGTCTGGCCTGGTTGTGGATGCCACGCTCGGCGGTGGGGGGCACAGCAGTCTGTTGCTGGACCGTTATCCCGACTTGCGCATGATCGGGCTCGACCAGGACGCCACCGCGAGAGCGGCGGCCGCCGTGCGTCTGCGCCCTTGGGAGGAGCGGGTCAGCATCGTGGCCACCAATTTCGCCGATTACAGCCCCCCTCAGTCGGCATCACTGGTTCTGGCGGATCTTGGTGTCAGCAGTCCCCAGCTTGATGTGGCAGCGCGGGGGTTCAGCTTTCGCCTCGATGGTCCCCTCGACATGCGCATGAATCCGGAGGGTGGGGGTGAGACGGCAGCGGAGCTGATCGAACGGTTAGAGGAGTCCGACCTGGCCGATCTGATCTATGCCTACGGCGAGGAACGTCTATCCCGCCGGATTGCCCGCCGGATCAAGGCGGATTTGGCAGCGCAGGGGGCCTACGCAGGCACCGCCGCCCTCGCTTACGCGATCGCCGGTTGCTATCCACCCAAGGCCCGACGTGGGCGCATTCATCCTGCGACCCGCACGTTTCAGGCCCTGCGCATCGCCGTTAATGACGAACTGGGCGTGTTGGAGAAGCTCCTGAGCTCCGCCCCTGATTGGCTGCAGCCGGGAGGTCTGCTGGCGATCATCAGCTTTCACTCCCTTGAGGACCGGCGTGTGAAAACGGCATTTCTCCAGGATGAGCGGCTGGAACGGATCACGCGTCGCCCGCTGGTGGCCTCTGAAGAGGAACAGGAGCAGAACCCGCGTAGCCGAAGTGCCAAGCTGCGAATCGCTAGGAAGCGTTCAGAGTCTTGA
- a CDS encoding NAD(P)H-quinone oxidoreductase subunit H, protein MTQLETRTEPMVVNFGPHHPSMHGVLRLVVTLDGEDVVDCEPVIGYLHRGMEKIAENRTNVMFVPYVSRMDYAAGMFYEAVVVNAPEKLADIPVPKRASYIRVLMLELNRIANHLLWLGPFLADVGAQTPFFYIFREREMIYDLWEAATGQRLINNNYFRIGGVAADLPWGWLEKCRDFCDWFGPKIDEYEKLITNNPIFRRRIEGLGVIGKEEAINWSLSGPMLRASGVPWDLRKVDHYECYDDFDWDVAWEKEGDCFARYRVRIEEMRQSLKILRQACDMIPGGPTENVEARRMAEGKDSEFAGFDYQYVAKKVAPTFKIPNGELYTRLESGKGEIGIFIQGNNDVTPWRFKIRAADSNNLQILPHILKGHKVADIMAILGSIDVIMGSVDR, encoded by the coding sequence ATGACGCAGCTGGAAACGCGCACGGAGCCGATGGTGGTCAACTTCGGCCCCCATCACCCCTCCATGCACGGGGTGTTGCGGCTGGTGGTGACCCTCGACGGTGAAGACGTGGTGGATTGTGAACCGGTGATCGGTTACCTCCACCGCGGCATGGAGAAAATTGCCGAGAACCGCACGAACGTGATGTTCGTGCCCTATGTGAGCCGCATGGACTATGCGGCAGGCATGTTCTACGAGGCCGTTGTGGTCAACGCCCCGGAGAAACTGGCCGACATCCCCGTGCCCAAGCGCGCCAGCTACATCCGGGTGCTGATGCTGGAACTGAACCGGATCGCCAACCACCTGCTCTGGCTTGGTCCCTTCCTCGCTGATGTGGGCGCTCAGACTCCGTTCTTCTACATCTTCCGGGAAAGGGAGATGATCTACGACCTCTGGGAAGCCGCCACCGGCCAGCGGCTGATCAACAACAACTATTTCCGCATCGGCGGAGTCGCCGCTGATCTTCCTTGGGGCTGGCTGGAGAAATGCCGTGATTTCTGCGACTGGTTTGGCCCGAAGATCGATGAATACGAGAAACTCATCACCAACAACCCGATCTTTCGCCGTCGCATCGAAGGCCTGGGTGTGATCGGCAAAGAGGAAGCCATCAACTGGAGCTTGTCTGGGCCGATGCTGCGCGCCTCAGGTGTGCCCTGGGATCTGCGCAAGGTGGATCACTACGAGTGCTACGACGACTTCGACTGGGATGTGGCCTGGGAGAAAGAAGGTGACTGCTTCGCGCGTTATCGGGTGCGCATTGAAGAGATGCGCCAGTCCCTGAAGATTCTTCGTCAGGCTTGCGACATGATCCCCGGTGGACCCACGGAAAACGTGGAAGCCCGTCGCATGGCCGAGGGCAAAGACAGCGAATTCGCAGGCTTCGATTACCAATACGTGGCCAAGAAAGTTGCCCCCACGTTCAAGATCCCGAACGGTGAGCTTTACACCCGCCTGGAATCAGGCAAAGGGGAGATCGGAATTTTCATTCAGGGAAACAACGACGTCACTCCCTGGCGTTTCAAAATCCGGGCCGCTGACAGCAACAATCTTCAGATCCTTCCCCACATCCTCAAGGGACACAAGGTGGCCGACATCATGGCGATCCTGGGATCGATCGACGTGATCATGGGATCCGTTGATCGCTGA
- a CDS encoding thioesterase family protein, with protein MIADSSSWLKLSKKVRFGDTDAAGVMHFHQLLRWCHEAWEESLERYGVAAHAVFPGCRGQERWPAIALPVVHCRADFLRPVHGGDQLSLHLTPQRLDPSSFEVHHRFLLEQQDVAHGWIRHVAISTETRRRSALPDAIERWLEASLIGRISEL; from the coding sequence TTGATCGCTGATTCCTCCAGCTGGCTGAAGTTGTCAAAAAAGGTGCGCTTCGGCGACACCGATGCTGCCGGTGTGATGCATTTCCATCAGCTGTTGCGTTGGTGCCACGAAGCCTGGGAGGAGAGCCTTGAGCGTTACGGCGTCGCAGCCCATGCTGTCTTTCCAGGCTGCCGCGGCCAGGAGCGATGGCCGGCGATTGCCCTACCGGTGGTGCACTGCCGTGCCGACTTTCTTAGGCCGGTGCATGGCGGCGATCAACTGAGCCTGCATCTCACCCCACAACGCCTGGATCCCAGCAGCTTTGAGGTGCACCACCGCTTTCTGCTGGAGCAACAGGATGTCGCCCATGGCTGGATCCGGCACGTGGCCATCAGCACGGAAACACGACGACGCTCTGCCTTGCCGGATGCCATTGAACGTTGGCTGGAAGCCTCTCTGATCGGCCGGATCAGCGAGCTCTGA
- a CDS encoding AMP-binding protein, producing MTSAVALLCDPLNPEDTITRLQEAMGQGQWVRLLVRDPSADPASLHPKAVGWPEAVGWPEGPGLVLSTGGSTGGRSLCLHSVGNLERSAQATAQWLRGISIDPTTALVWNPLPFQHVSGFMPWWRARQWDAAHGWLAPELMKDPARLLEWSVQHPAWRQRPMLLSLVPTQLRRLLAHPGGCRWLQAMDVIWVGGAGLPEDLAAASREIGLKLAPCYGATETAAMVTAQQPWDFLKGGDGCGQPLEGVDLKVNGDGALAVRCDRLALARVDPAGALHPLSDPAGWWWSGDRARLSETAAQPHLHVLGRRDGAILSGGVTVYPSQLEERLMAAARHGGLPLDAVLMLGEPQLEWGEQLVALFRWSISFGSEPPLESLMALVSDWPAAERPRRWLHCPDLEPTAAGKWERQRWRQWLALQH from the coding sequence ATGACCTCTGCTGTCGCCCTTTTGTGCGATCCCCTGAACCCTGAGGACACCATCACCCGCCTGCAGGAGGCCATGGGTCAGGGACAGTGGGTGCGGCTGCTCGTCCGTGATCCTTCGGCGGACCCGGCTTCACTGCATCCAAAGGCTGTTGGGTGGCCAGAGGCTGTTGGGTGGCCAGAAGGCCCTGGTTTGGTGTTGTCCACTGGAGGCAGCACTGGCGGACGATCCCTCTGCCTGCATTCCGTTGGCAATCTCGAGCGCTCAGCTCAGGCCACTGCCCAGTGGCTTCGCGGCATCAGCATCGACCCCACCACGGCCTTGGTCTGGAATCCGCTCCCGTTTCAGCATGTGAGTGGCTTCATGCCCTGGTGGCGGGCACGCCAGTGGGACGCTGCCCACGGCTGGCTGGCTCCCGAGCTGATGAAAGACCCGGCTCGACTGCTGGAGTGGAGTGTGCAACACCCTGCCTGGCGGCAGCGGCCGATGCTGCTGTCGCTTGTTCCTACCCAGCTGCGGCGTTTGCTGGCCCACCCCGGCGGTTGCCGTTGGTTGCAGGCCATGGATGTAATCTGGGTTGGCGGGGCAGGCTTGCCCGAGGATCTGGCTGCCGCTTCGCGCGAGATCGGTTTGAAGCTGGCTCCCTGTTACGGCGCAACCGAAACCGCTGCGATGGTCACGGCCCAACAGCCCTGGGATTTTCTCAAGGGCGGCGATGGCTGTGGTCAGCCTCTTGAGGGCGTTGATCTCAAGGTGAATGGGGATGGAGCCCTGGCTGTGCGTTGTGATCGCTTGGCCCTGGCCAGGGTCGATCCTGCCGGCGCGTTGCATCCGCTGTCCGATCCTGCGGGCTGGTGGTGGAGCGGTGATCGGGCCCGGCTTTCAGAGACTGCTGCTCAGCCACACCTGCATGTTCTGGGGCGCCGGGATGGCGCGATCCTCTCTGGAGGGGTCACGGTGTATCCATCCCAGCTTGAGGAGCGGTTGATGGCTGCGGCTCGGCATGGAGGCCTGCCGCTCGATGCTGTTTTGATGCTCGGGGAACCGCAGCTGGAGTGGGGCGAGCAGTTGGTTGCCTTGTTTCGTTGGTCGATCAGCTTTGGCTCCGAGCCTCCGTTGGAGTCTTTGATGGCTTTGGTGTCCGACTGGCCTGCCGCGGAACGTCCAAGGCGTTGGCTGCACTGTCCGGATCTGGAACCCACAGCGGCCGGCAAGTGGGAGCGTCAGCGTTGGCGCCAATGGCTGGCGTTGCAGCACTAG
- the menC gene encoding o-succinylbenzoate synthase: protein MTLQLVFRPYAFQLTRPLVTSRGSWQQRRGWLLRIVAPGSGASGWGEVSPLDPGEQRCCERMLNAWTLHLCRSREELEALLPTLPAALAFAIGAALAELDGVVGDAHGQRWCSPPQSAQLLPAGHAMPAALEALLAQLGEASGESCGVAPLTLKWKVAAAEPALEWGLLGLLLERLPDEARLRLDANGGWDRVTADRWADAVEGDPRLDWLEQPLAADDLEGLSRLGERVPVALDESLALNPELREYWPGWQVRRPALEGDPRPLLQDLQRGRPKLMLSTAFETGIGARWLALLAQVQQQGPTPVAPGLAPGWTPSGPLFASEPEQVWAQAAEGMP from the coding sequence ATGACCCTGCAGCTGGTGTTCCGTCCCTATGCCTTCCAGCTCACGCGGCCGCTGGTGACCTCGCGCGGGAGCTGGCAGCAGCGCCGAGGCTGGCTACTCAGGATCGTTGCCCCTGGTTCCGGTGCGTCGGGATGGGGGGAGGTGTCCCCGCTCGATCCTGGCGAGCAACGCTGCTGTGAGCGCATGCTCAACGCTTGGACCCTGCACCTGTGCCGCTCCCGTGAGGAGTTGGAGGCGCTGCTGCCGACCCTTCCCGCTGCCCTGGCCTTCGCGATCGGAGCCGCCCTGGCAGAGCTCGACGGTGTGGTGGGTGATGCCCATGGTCAGCGTTGGTGTTCCCCGCCGCAATCGGCCCAACTGCTCCCGGCGGGTCATGCCATGCCCGCAGCGCTTGAGGCCCTGCTCGCGCAGCTCGGAGAGGCTTCGGGCGAATCGTGCGGGGTGGCGCCGCTCACGTTGAAGTGGAAAGTGGCTGCTGCTGAGCCGGCTTTGGAGTGGGGGCTTTTGGGCCTGCTCCTCGAGCGTCTCCCCGACGAGGCTCGGCTGCGTCTGGATGCCAATGGCGGCTGGGACCGGGTCACTGCCGATCGCTGGGCCGATGCCGTCGAGGGCGATCCGCGTCTGGACTGGCTGGAGCAACCGCTGGCGGCCGATGATTTGGAGGGGTTGTCGCGATTAGGGGAAAGGGTCCCCGTGGCGTTGGATGAATCTCTGGCCCTGAACCCTGAGCTTCGTGAGTACTGGCCGGGTTGGCAGGTCCGGCGTCCGGCGTTGGAGGGTGATCCCAGACCCTTGCTTCAGGATCTGCAGAGAGGACGTCCAAAGCTGATGCTGAGCACGGCGTTTGAAACCGGCATCGGTGCGCGCTGGCTTGCTCTGCTGGCCCAGGTGCAACAGCAGGGCCCCACACCTGTCGCCCCCGGCCTCGCGCCTGGGTGGACCCCTTCAGGACCGTTGTTCGCCTCTGAACCTGAGCAGGTCTGGGCCCAGGCTGCGGAGGGAATGCCATGA
- the menA gene encoding 2-carboxy-1,4-naphthoquinone phytyltransferase yields MSDRQAVATLHSPEAERRRLWKAAIKWPMYSVAVMPMLLALGWRIGAGLPVRWGQAMAFLVAAVLLLLWENLSNDLFDADTGVDVEGKPHSVVALLGRRRPVRRLAHGALVAGLLLMAVIALRSSVWVLGLVLLCCLLGYLYQGPPFRLGYLGLGEPLCWMAFGPLATAAALMVLTPVQPVAATATVPWASALALGSGPAIATTLVLFCSHFHQVETDARHGKRSPVVRMGTARAAALVPWFIAGTLALEWVPVLDGHWPLTALLGGLGLPAASALIRLLRDHHRNAERVAGSKFLALRFQALNGLGLSIGLAIGPRFEAVVHRLL; encoded by the coding sequence ATGTCAGATCGCCAGGCTGTTGCAACCCTTCACTCCCCGGAGGCGGAACGGCGGCGTCTTTGGAAGGCGGCCATCAAGTGGCCGATGTACTCCGTGGCGGTGATGCCGATGCTTCTGGCCCTGGGCTGGAGGATCGGCGCCGGTCTTCCGGTGCGTTGGGGACAGGCCATGGCATTTCTTGTGGCAGCGGTCTTGCTGCTGCTCTGGGAAAATCTCAGCAACGATCTGTTCGATGCCGACACCGGGGTGGATGTTGAGGGGAAACCCCATTCCGTGGTGGCGTTGTTGGGACGACGACGGCCGGTCCGCCGGCTGGCGCATGGCGCCCTGGTGGCGGGGCTGCTGCTGATGGCGGTGATCGCCTTGCGCAGCAGCGTTTGGGTGCTGGGCCTTGTGCTGCTGTGCTGCCTTCTGGGTTACCTCTATCAGGGGCCTCCCTTTCGTTTGGGATACCTCGGACTGGGGGAGCCCCTGTGCTGGATGGCCTTTGGTCCATTGGCTACTGCAGCAGCGCTGATGGTGCTCACCCCTGTTCAGCCTGTCGCCGCGACGGCAACGGTGCCCTGGGCCTCAGCCCTGGCACTCGGATCGGGTCCTGCGATCGCCACCACCCTGGTGCTGTTCTGCTCCCATTTCCATCAGGTGGAGACGGATGCTCGGCACGGCAAGCGCTCGCCCGTGGTGCGGATGGGAACGGCCCGCGCTGCGGCGCTCGTGCCCTGGTTCATCGCCGGCACCCTTGCTCTGGAATGGGTGCCGGTTCTCGATGGACACTGGCCGCTGACCGCTTTGCTGGGAGGCCTGGGCTTGCCTGCAGCTTCAGCGCTCATTCGACTGCTGCGCGACCACCACCGGAATGCTGAGAGGGTCGCCGGCAGCAAATTCCTGGCCCTGCGCTTCCAGGCGCTCAATGGGCTGGGGCTGAGTATCGGCCTGGCGATCGGACCCCGGTTCGAGGCCGTTGTTCACCGGTTGCTCTAA
- a CDS encoding isochorismate synthase MenF — translation MSAESFPSSMAMRFGDRLQQALQAWEQRQGEDCVMSLAVPIGGLDPLRHLPGLQSSDPFRFLWDGAPGLCLAASGRCHHLDLAGPKRFELAQRFCDATLGRVVEGSPDAPAQARSRILLAFSFFEQPSEQQPMGGMPSVQAVLPRWQLSRQGRQGWLRIHGVAHETEDVRLLIETLWLMAERLQAQPQLSEPWAETVQGSISPGDWESRYASALERGLELVNEGELHKLVLAVRQSIQLSAPLNPLPLLDRLRHQQAGSCRFLWQRDAQDSFFGASPERLLSLRNGQLRSDALAGTAGRLETGESLLNSEKDRREHELVVQAITDHLKSLGLTPRRPRRPQLARHGRLMHLHTPITAAAEEQLPLFLAGALHPTPAVAGLPRRQAMGWLRSLEPFERGGYAAPIGWIDSAGDAELRVAIRCGHAHGSQLDLTAGAGLVRGSVAERELQEVALKLTVLADQLDLQSGSGALESTLPPLHG, via the coding sequence ATGTCGGCCGAGTCCTTCCCCAGCTCGATGGCGATGCGCTTCGGCGATCGGCTCCAGCAGGCCCTGCAGGCCTGGGAGCAGCGCCAGGGTGAGGACTGTGTGATGAGTCTGGCCGTGCCCATCGGCGGCCTCGACCCCCTGCGGCACCTGCCAGGCCTGCAGTCCTCAGACCCTTTCCGCTTCCTTTGGGACGGGGCACCGGGTCTGTGCCTGGCCGCATCCGGTCGCTGCCACCATCTGGATCTCGCGGGTCCGAAACGATTCGAACTGGCACAGCGTTTCTGCGATGCCACCCTCGGCAGGGTCGTGGAAGGCTCTCCAGACGCACCGGCACAGGCCCGATCGCGCATCCTGCTGGCCTTCTCGTTTTTCGAGCAGCCGAGCGAACAACAGCCCATGGGAGGCATGCCCTCCGTGCAGGCCGTACTGCCCCGATGGCAACTGAGTCGACAAGGTCGCCAGGGCTGGCTTCGGATCCACGGGGTCGCCCACGAAACAGAAGATGTTCGCCTGCTGATCGAAACGCTTTGGTTGATGGCCGAGCGGCTTCAAGCCCAGCCCCAGCTGTCAGAACCATGGGCGGAAACGGTGCAGGGCAGTATCAGCCCTGGCGATTGGGAATCGCGCTATGCGTCGGCCCTTGAACGGGGGCTGGAGCTGGTGAATGAGGGTGAACTCCACAAGCTCGTGCTGGCCGTTCGGCAATCAATCCAGCTCAGCGCGCCCCTCAATCCCCTGCCGCTGCTTGATCGCTTGCGGCACCAGCAGGCCGGCAGCTGCCGCTTCCTCTGGCAGCGGGACGCGCAAGACTCCTTCTTTGGAGCGTCTCCCGAACGGTTGCTGAGCCTGCGTAACGGACAGCTCCGCAGCGATGCGCTGGCCGGAACAGCCGGTCGGCTTGAAACCGGAGAGTCGCTTCTGAATTCCGAAAAGGACCGCAGGGAACATGAATTGGTGGTGCAGGCGATCACTGATCATCTGAAGAGCCTCGGGCTAACACCCCGCAGACCCAGGCGCCCCCAACTCGCCCGGCACGGCCGCTTGATGCATCTCCATACCCCGATCACTGCCGCGGCCGAGGAACAGTTGCCGCTGTTCCTGGCTGGTGCCCTGCACCCCACACCGGCAGTAGCCGGGCTGCCCAGACGTCAGGCCATGGGTTGGCTGCGCAGCCTTGAACCCTTCGAGCGCGGAGGGTATGCCGCTCCCATCGGCTGGATCGACAGTGCCGGCGACGCCGAACTACGGGTTGCCATCCGCTGCGGCCATGCCCATGGCTCTCAACTCGACCTCACCGCTGGAGCCGGACTGGTCAGGGGTTCGGTGGCGGAGCGGGAGCTGCAGGAAGTTGCACTCAAACTGACCGTGTTGGCCGATCAGTTGGACCTGCAATCAGGATCCGGAGCGCTGGAGAGCACGTTGCCGCCATTGCATGGATGA